The region TAGGTCTCCAGGATGGTCTTGAGGTGCTTGATGACCGTGGGCCAGCGGGGCGGCTCGTTGGGGATGTAGGGCACGGCAAGTTTCGAGAACATGGGGCCCTTCCTCAGGCTGCCCACCTTGCCCCCGACCATGATGGCCACGCCGTCGTTCTCGGGGTTGTGGATGTCGACGGGCGGGCAGACGGTGAAGCAGTTGCCGCAGTACATGCACTTATCGGCGTTGATCTTTATGCTCTTCTTCCCCGGGTCGGGACTGATGGCCCTGGTGGGGCAGGAGGCAACGGTGGTGGGAATCTCGCACATGTTCTTCACCAGTTCGTGGTCGATGTGCGGCACCTTCCTGTGCACGGCCACCACGGCGATGTCGGAGCAGTGCACCGCCCCGCACATGTTCACACAGCAGGCCACGGCCAGCCGGACCTTGTTGGGCAGGGACTTCTCCACGAAGTAGTCGTGGAACTCGTCCATCATGGCCTTGACCAGCCCGGAGGCGTCGGTGCAGGCGCTGTGGCAGTGGACCCAGCCCTGGGTGTGCACGACGTTGCTGACCCGCGGGCCGATGCCCCCGACGGAGTAGCCCCGCTTCTGCAGCTCGGCCTTCAGGGACTTGACGGTCTCCTCCTTGTCGGTGAGGAACTCCACGTTGTTGCGGGTGGTCCAGCGGATGTAGCCGCCGCAGAACTTGTCGGCCACCTCCAGCATGTCGCGGATGGTGTCGGTGGAGAGAATCCGCGGGGAGCCGATCCGCACGGTGAACACCTTATCCCCCGAGTTGGCCACGTGCACGCTCACCCCGGGCTCCAGGAGCTCGTGGTACTTCCAGTCGCCGTAGTTCTTCTTTATGACCGGCGGAAGGAACTTCTCGTAATGCGGCGGTCCGATGTCCGTCTGCCTCTTTTCCTTGGCTTCAGTTTCGGTAAGCCACTGTGCTGACATGATGGCAAGCCTCCTTTATGAAATCTTTCTTTCCGGTTTTAGCCGAGGTCCTCATCCTTCCAGAAGAAGAAGGGGTCCTTCCGCGGCTCGTAGACCTGCTGGGGCTGCGCCTCCACGCCGATGGCCTCCAGGAAGGGTCTCATGCCCTTGGCCTCGATGAGCTCGCCGATTCTCTCGCGGGGCTTGGCGTTGTCGTCCCACCACTCGATCATCTTGTCGGCGAGGTCCTTGAACTCCTCGTAGGGGGGCTCCATCTTCATGAAGGGCACCACCACCCAGGACAGGAGCGAGCCCACCACGATGGGGGCCTTGGAGCCGATAAGTATGGACGCGCCCTTCTCGGGGCCGGGGCCGAGGGCCTTGGTCATCTTGGCGATGCAGTGCATGCAGCGGGAGCACTCGGCGTTGTTGATTTCGAGCTTGCTCTCGTAGCTCATGCAGCCCGTGGGGCACATGTCCACGATCTCGGCCTTGATGTCCATGCCCTGCTTGGCGTAGTTCTCCACCTCGCCCTGGTCAATCTGGATGTCCCCCCTCCAGGTGCCGATGATGGAGCAGTCGGCCCGGGCGATGGAGGCCACGCAGTCCACGGCGCACCCGGCGATCTTGAACTTAAACTTGTAGGGCCACATGGGCCTGTGCAGCTCGTCCTGGTAGGCCTGGGTGAGGGTGTTGGCCAGGTTCATGGTGTCGATGTTGGACCATTCGCACTTGGAGGCCCCCATGCAGCAGCTGGGGGTTCTCAGGGCCGAACCCGAACCGC is a window of Nitrospirota bacterium DNA encoding:
- the dsrB gene encoding dissimilatory-type sulfite reductase subunit beta, with amino-acid sequence MSAQWLTETEAKEKRQTDIGPPHYEKFLPPVIKKNYGDWKYHELLEPGVSVHVANSGDKVFTVRIGSPRILSTDTIRDMLEVADKFCGGYIRWTTRNNVEFLTDKEETVKSLKAELQKRGYSVGGIGPRVSNVVHTQGWVHCHSACTDASGLVKAMMDEFHDYFVEKSLPNKVRLAVACCVNMCGAVHCSDIAVVAVHRKVPHIDHELVKNMCEIPTTVASCPTRAISPDPGKKSIKINADKCMYCGNCFTVCPPVDIHNPENDGVAIMVGGKVGSLRKGPMFSKLAVPYIPNEPPRWPTVIKHLKTILETYASHARKHERVGEWIERIGWERFFSLTGIPFTFQHIDDFTFMRDTLRTSAAFKY
- the dsrA gene encoding dissimilatory-type sulfite reductase subunit alpha, with product MKKYDTPLLDELEKGPWPSFVTEIKKAAQKHEAAADELGQLEKSYKTKRGYWKHGGIVGVLGYGGGVIGRYSNLPDEFPGVAHFHTVRINQPSGFYYKSDSLREILDLWDKYGSGLTNMHGSTGDMVMLGCKTEALEPFFAEISSRGWDLGGSGSALRTPSCCMGASKCEWSNIDTMNLANTLTQAYQDELHRPMWPYKFKFKIAGCAVDCVASIARADCSIIGTWRGDIQIDQGEVENYAKQGMDIKAEIVDMCPTGCMSYESKLEINNAECSRCMHCIAKMTKALGPGPEKGASILIGSKAPIVVGSLLSWVVVPFMKMEPPYEEFKDLADKMIEWWDDNAKPRERIGELIEAKGMRPFLEAIGVEAQPQQVYEPRKDPFFFWKDEDLG